A genomic region of Nostoc sp. UHCC 0702 contains the following coding sequences:
- a CDS encoding CPBP family intramembrane metalloprotease: MAVLKQFGILFVLGIAGIAMFTITSVPLVEQQLAKLSPERLAKVPPLGILMLLQGLQYSILLAISILIGIGCAYRVGLRSHLIDYWVLHTPKIPYSVIEMKWSLGVGAATTITVLLLDRFMKPALPEALQASSHTEPNWLSSLTAMLYGGITEEILMRWGLMSLLVWIAWKGLKQGVTLPSQGIYQGAIVLAALVFGLLHLPATAAIVPLTPVVIIRALLLNGIAGIAFGWLFWQYSLEAAMLAHISFHAFVFVLSGLLARLA; encoded by the coding sequence ATGGCAGTTTTGAAACAATTTGGCATTCTATTTGTGTTGGGCATTGCGGGAATTGCGATGTTTACGATTACGTCGGTTCCATTAGTTGAGCAACAGTTGGCGAAACTGTCTCCAGAAAGACTGGCAAAAGTGCCGCCATTGGGAATTCTAATGCTTCTGCAAGGACTACAGTATTCAATTCTACTAGCAATCAGCATTCTGATCGGAATTGGCTGTGCCTATCGCGTTGGATTACGCTCACATTTGATTGACTACTGGGTACTTCATACCCCTAAGATTCCATATTCTGTCATTGAGATGAAATGGAGCTTGGGTGTGGGTGCAGCGACAACAATCACTGTCCTGTTGCTTGATCGGTTCATGAAACCTGCTCTACCTGAAGCGCTACAGGCATCCAGTCATACAGAACCGAATTGGCTGAGTTCACTTACAGCAATGCTTTATGGCGGCATCACTGAGGAAATTCTGATGCGTTGGGGCTTAATGTCGCTGCTTGTTTGGATAGCGTGGAAAGGGCTAAAACAAGGCGTTACGTTGCCAAGCCAAGGGATTTACCAGGGTGCGATCGTTCTAGCCGCGTTGGTATTTGGGCTGCTACACCTGCCAGCGACTGCTGCGATCGTTCCCCTCACTCCAGTTGTGATTATTCGGGCGTTGTTACTGAATGGGATTGCGGGGATTGCGTTTGGCTGGCTCTTTTGGCAATATTCGCTAGAAGCTGCAATGTTAGCCCATATCAGCTTTCATGCTTTTGTCTTTGTTCTTAGCGGTTTACTAGCAAGGTTGGCTTAA
- a CDS encoding DsbA family protein has protein sequence MNDDRSHSSLLVTPSTQDWMRGVLSAKVVLVMYGDYQCSKSADVYKLIKLLKGELSASFGEDDLCFIFRHFPQAQIHPQAQRAAQAAVAAAAQGQFWSMHDTLFAHQQKLENGYLVEYANDLGLDIPQFLKELSKQVHVDRVNEDIESGLQSGITAAPALFINNIQYIGRWRMTELMATIVAASH, from the coding sequence ATGAACGACGATCGTAGCCACAGTTCCTTACTTGTAACCCCTTCAACCCAGGATTGGATGCGAGGTGTGCTGAGTGCTAAGGTCGTGCTGGTGATGTATGGAGACTATCAATGCTCTAAAAGTGCGGATGTTTACAAGCTGATTAAATTGCTCAAAGGAGAACTTAGTGCTTCTTTTGGAGAAGATGATTTATGCTTTATCTTCCGTCATTTTCCGCAAGCACAGATTCATCCCCAAGCTCAACGGGCAGCCCAAGCAGCCGTTGCCGCCGCCGCTCAAGGACAGTTTTGGTCAATGCACGACACTTTGTTTGCCCATCAACAGAAGTTAGAAAATGGTTATCTTGTAGAGTACGCCAATGATTTAGGGCTTGATATCCCTCAATTTCTCAAAGAGTTGTCTAAACAAGTGCATGTCGATCGTGTCAATGAGGATATCGAAAGTGGATTGCAGAGTGGAATAACGGCGGCTCCAGCCCTATTTATCAATAACATCCAATATATCGGACGTTGGAGAATGACAGAGTTGATGGCAACCATTGTTGCTGCAAGTCACTAA
- a CDS encoding response regulator transcription factor, with product MSQAIRVLIADDHAIFRQGLATIINRDPDMQVIAQAENGEQAIALFGEHQPDVTLMDLRMPEVEGVAAIGAICATAKSARIIVLTTYDSDEDIYRGLQAGAKGYLLKETEPDELLNAIRTVHRGQKYIPPDVGAKLVQRLSNPELSERELEVLGSLAQGMSNADIAAALSIGEGTVKSHVNRILNKLDVSDRTQAVIVAVKRGIVNL from the coding sequence ATGAGCCAAGCCATTCGGGTTCTCATTGCAGACGATCATGCTATTTTTCGGCAAGGATTAGCCACCATTATTAACCGTGACCCAGATATGCAGGTGATTGCCCAAGCCGAAAATGGGGAACAAGCGATCGCTCTATTTGGGGAACACCAACCGGATGTCACGCTTATGGATCTGCGAATGCCTGAAGTGGAAGGAGTTGCCGCCATCGGTGCAATTTGTGCTACTGCTAAATCTGCTCGGATTATTGTACTGACCACGTATGATAGTGACGAAGATATTTATCGGGGATTGCAGGCAGGCGCAAAAGGATATCTGTTGAAAGAAACTGAACCTGACGAGCTTCTGAATGCTATTCGTACCGTTCATCGGGGTCAGAAGTATATTCCGCCTGATGTAGGAGCAAAGTTGGTACAGCGCCTCAGCAATCCAGAACTGAGTGAACGAGAACTAGAAGTACTCGGCTCACTGGCGCAGGGAATGAGCAATGCCGATATTGCAGCTGCTTTGAGTATTGGTGAAGGCACTGTCAAATCTCATGTCAATCGGATTTTGAATAAGTTAGATGTCAGCGATCGCACCCAAGCTGTAATTGTTGCCGTTAAACGTGGCATTGTTAATTTATAG
- a CDS encoding PAS domain S-box protein produces MKAAQAISEMIDLDQLTATLMQVVIENAGAETGALVLLEDDQLTVVAQCSGSKQCNLEKIAVAGCATIPVSVIQSVERTSETLVFDDAISEPSFLTDRYIQNQQTRSLLCMPILKQNQLIGILYLENNLSTGVFTSDRLQVLKLLIAQAAISLENARLYERLADYAETLERKVEEQTQALQQEIAERQQTEAALKQSEANYRNLLQTANSVIIRYDPQGRIHYINDYGVKLLGYEEHQILGRTLFETIIPDIEISGRDVKPFVHDLLRNPQSYPQGEGENLCRDGRRVWVAWSNQAIFNEQGDVVEILSVGNDTTQRRQAEEALQRSEAKFRAIFENSQVGIYRTRTCDGLILNANQRFADLFGFDSPEEIIGLEHATGYYVNQGVRQQAIELLKRDGELQSYEAQMRKRDGTVFWGLFSSYLNAADDYIEGVIADISDRKQAEVALQASEAELRALFSAIPDPLCVFNAKGQVIGAIKGNPSYGELHREEYIGKTLHQLYATEQADEFLSYIQQVLRTQQVLTVEYSQWIAEREIWFSARIAPIRHEQVIWIARDITLQKQAEAASILEERNRMAREIHDTLAQAFTGILAQVGAAKQVLTDDVEATQAHLDLIKELARTGLTEARRSVVALRPQLLEEGSLQSALHRLVAQLRTAAMDTTLYYEIEGAVYSLPTEVESNLLRIGQEALTNAIRHANADEIRVELIYDRDQFCLRVRDNGQGFGVGSIPASEGFGLLGMSERAERIGAQLTIRSQPGEGTEMIVTVDREASQ; encoded by the coding sequence ATGAAAGCGGCTCAAGCCATCTCAGAAATGATCGATCTCGATCAATTAACTGCAACGTTGATGCAGGTGGTGATAGAAAATGCAGGAGCCGAAACTGGCGCTCTGGTTCTCCTGGAAGATGATCAGCTCACTGTTGTGGCTCAGTGCAGTGGGAGTAAACAGTGTAACCTGGAAAAGATCGCTGTTGCTGGCTGTGCAACAATTCCTGTCTCCGTCATCCAATCAGTAGAACGCACATCTGAAACTCTGGTGTTTGATGATGCAATCAGCGAACCGTCTTTTTTGACTGATCGGTATATTCAAAACCAACAAACGCGATCGCTCCTGTGTATGCCCATTCTCAAGCAAAATCAGCTGATTGGCATACTTTATCTGGAGAACAATCTCAGTACCGGAGTGTTTACTAGCGATCGCTTGCAAGTCCTTAAACTGTTGATTGCTCAGGCAGCAATTTCACTGGAGAATGCTCGGTTATATGAACGGTTAGCAGATTATGCTGAAACACTGGAAAGGAAGGTAGAAGAACAAACTCAAGCTTTGCAGCAGGAGATCGCGGAACGTCAACAAACCGAAGCCGCATTGAAACAAAGTGAAGCAAATTATCGCAACCTGCTACAAACCGCGAATTCCGTTATCATTCGCTATGATCCGCAAGGACGGATTCACTACATCAACGATTATGGGGTAAAGCTTCTTGGCTATGAAGAGCATCAGATTTTAGGGCGAACCTTATTTGAAACAATCATTCCAGACATCGAAATCTCTGGACGCGATGTCAAACCCTTTGTCCATGATTTACTTCGTAATCCTCAATCGTACCCGCAAGGCGAGGGTGAAAACCTGTGTAGAGACGGTCGGCGAGTTTGGGTTGCTTGGTCAAATCAAGCCATCTTCAATGAACAGGGAGATGTCGTTGAAATCTTATCGGTTGGCAATGACACCACCCAGCGTAGACAAGCAGAAGAGGCATTACAACGTAGTGAAGCCAAGTTCCGAGCTATCTTTGAAAACTCGCAGGTTGGCATCTACCGAACCCGCACCTGTGATGGATTGATTCTCAATGCCAATCAACGCTTTGCCGATCTGTTTGGCTTTGATTCACCAGAGGAGATTATCGGGCTGGAACACGCTACAGGCTACTATGTCAATCAGGGCGTTCGCCAACAAGCCATTGAGTTGCTGAAGCGGGATGGGGAACTGCAAAGCTATGAAGCACAGATGCGAAAACGAGATGGGACAGTGTTTTGGGGACTTTTCTCTTCTTATTTGAATGCAGCCGATGACTACATCGAAGGGGTGATTGCAGATATTAGCGATCGCAAACAGGCAGAAGTAGCATTGCAAGCCTCTGAAGCAGAGCTACGGGCGCTCTTTTCAGCCATTCCCGATCCGCTGTGTGTTTTCAATGCTAAAGGGCAAGTGATCGGCGCAATCAAAGGAAATCCGTCATATGGAGAGTTGCATAGGGAGGAGTATATTGGTAAAACACTGCATCAACTCTATGCTACGGAACAAGCTGATGAATTCCTGAGTTACATTCAGCAGGTGCTGAGAACCCAACAAGTACTCACAGTTGAATACAGTCAGTGGATAGCTGAACGAGAAATCTGGTTTTCAGCGCGCATTGCACCGATTCGGCACGAGCAGGTCATTTGGATAGCGCGAGATATTACGCTGCAAAAGCAAGCAGAAGCAGCCTCAATTTTGGAAGAACGTAACCGCATGGCACGCGAAATTCACGACACACTCGCTCAGGCGTTTACGGGCATTCTGGCTCAGGTGGGAGCGGCAAAACAGGTACTAACGGATGATGTAGAAGCAACTCAGGCACACCTAGACCTGATCAAAGAATTGGCGCGAACTGGACTGACTGAAGCGCGGCGATCGGTAGTAGCGCTCCGTCCTCAGCTTTTGGAGGAAGGCAGTCTACAGAGCGCTCTACATCGTCTCGTCGCTCAACTCAGAACTGCCGCAATGGATACCACTTTATATTATGAGATTGAGGGTGCAGTATATTCTCTGCCGACTGAAGTCGAGAGTAACCTACTGCGGATTGGGCAGGAAGCCTTAACCAATGCGATTCGACACGCCAATGCTGATGAAATTCGAGTGGAGCTAATCTACGATCGCGATCAGTTTTGCTTGCGCGTGAGAGACAATGGACAGGGCTTTGGAGTTGGGAGTATTCCAGCCTCTGAGGGTTTTGGCTTACTAGGCATGAGCGAACGGGCAGAGCGCATCGGCGCACAACTCACGATTAGGAGTCAACCTGGAGAAGGAACAGAGATGATTGTTACCGTCGATCGGGAGGCATCACAATGA
- a CDS encoding DNA cytosine methyltransferase, protein MREPIRAIGLFDGIGGFPRAAELVGGFEWVESIDNNPDACNVLRDNFTHRVVECDIRDYHPTPGAADCHTIGFPCDNTSNAGDRIGLLGEHSGLWLDALRCIVEGLPQFVIVEQPEGILYRGLRGVLGGLRMAGYTWEYPLLLQAEEIGACQHRTRLFVVAYLNCLCWQDIPTLWTDQVREVVQETRDSAEFPVFKRRDDGCDIWLPDNMDGVPVAVAPRTRGRIRSRYLFGRTVIPQQAAVALQRVKYLYSLTGSGAAVA, encoded by the coding sequence ATGCGCGAACCAATTAGAGCTATTGGACTGTTCGACGGCATCGGGGGATTCCCCAGAGCAGCCGAACTCGTCGGCGGATTTGAATGGGTCGAGTCAATCGACAACAACCCAGACGCCTGTAACGTCCTCCGCGACAACTTCACCCATAGAGTCGTCGAATGTGACATCCGAGACTATCACCCCACTCCTGGAGCAGCCGATTGCCATACCATCGGCTTTCCCTGTGACAACACCAGTAACGCCGGCGATCGCATCGGACTACTTGGCGAACACTCTGGACTCTGGCTGGATGCACTCCGTTGCATTGTTGAGGGATTACCTCAATTCGTCATTGTCGAGCAGCCAGAAGGAATACTTTATCGCGGCTTGCGAGGAGTCCTTGGAGGACTCAGAATGGCAGGATACACTTGGGAATATCCGCTCCTCTTACAAGCAGAGGAAATTGGAGCTTGCCAGCACCGAACACGACTTTTTGTCGTCGCCTACCTTAACTGCCTCTGTTGGCAAGACATCCCGACCCTCTGGACAGACCAAGTGCGAGAAGTGGTTCAAGAAACAAGGGATAGTGCCGAATTCCCAGTGTTTAAGCGCCGAGATGATGGCTGCGATATCTGGCTACCCGACAACATGGACGGCGTGCCTGTCGCAGTTGCCCCTAGAACCCGAGGAAGAATTAGAAGCCGATACTTGTTCGGTAGAACCGTCATCCCCCAACAAGCAGCAGTTGCCCTCCAGCGAGTCAAGTATCTCTATTCCCTCACTGGAAGCGGGGCAGCAGTGGCTTAA
- a CDS encoding DNA cytosine methyltransferase, whose protein sequence is MEPIRTIGLFDGIGGFPRAAELVGGFEWVESIDNNPDACNVLRDNFTHRVVECDIRDYHPTPGAADCYTISFPCNNTPATKL, encoded by the coding sequence ATGGAACCAATTAGAACAATTGGACTGTTCGACGGCATCGGGGGATTCCCCAGAGCAGCCGAACTCGTCGGCGGATTTGAATGGGTCGAGTCAATCGACAACAACCCAGACGCCTGTAACGTCCTCCGCGACAACTTCACCCATAGAGTCGTCGAATGTGACATCCGAGACTATCACCCCACTCCTGGAGCAGCCGATTGCTATACCATCAGCTTTCCCTGTAACAACACCCCAGCTACCAAGCTTTAA
- a CDS encoding helix-turn-helix domain-containing protein produces MARKRIKNKDLAERIGITEVSMYRLRKTDEMPRLTPERLNSICQFLKCQPGDLLEYDPEDESFSDESSSPTKRQLASK; encoded by the coding sequence ATGGCTCGTAAGCGGATCAAGAACAAGGATCTAGCTGAACGCATAGGGATTACAGAGGTTTCCATGTATCGACTAAGAAAGACAGACGAAATGCCTCGACTTACCCCAGAGCGATTAAATAGTATTTGTCAGTTTTTGAAGTGTCAGCCAGGTGACTTACTAGAGTACGACCCTGAAGATGAAAGCTTTTCTGATGAAAGTAGTTCTCCTACAAAAAGACAGCTAGCAAGCAAGTAG